The DNA sequence CGGAACTCTCGTGTCGGCCACCAAAATCCGCCGGTATGAGAAATACGCTGGTGTTGAGCTCAGGAATCGGTATCTCCCAATCCCAGCGAAGCTTCACAACCTCCTGTTCGCGTGAGCCGCTGTTGACCTTGTACAGGGCCATGCGGCGCAAATGATCGGGCAGTTCGGCGAAGAGAATCGACTGCTCTTCCCAGGACATAGGGTAGGGGAGTCGCCTCGTCTTCTTCTCTTCCAGCTTGGTGATCATCGGCACAACGTCGAGCCAGGGACGCTTCTGCTCATCACGCCATTTTCGGGCGCACAGGTTCAGGATGCGTATGACGCGCTCCAGAGCGATGTTCACCGTGCGGTGTGAAACGCCAGGCTTCAACTTGCCATCGCGGGTTCTGGTGCTCTTGAGTCGATCCCTTATGTAGGGAGCCAGGGTCTCGTCGTCGACATGAGTCAGAGGCTGGTCGCCAATATACGGGTCCAACTGCTCCAGATAGATGGCTGTGAGGCCTATCGACGGCTGGTCCCTGTACTCGGTCAGGTAACGCGTAGCGGCTTCCCGCCAGGTTCTGATCGTACGGACGCCGTAGATCTTCTGTTCCCGGAGCTTTTCCAGCTTGTGTATCAGGTATTGCTCTGCCTCCTTCCTATCGCTTGATCCAGTGCTTTCCTGAATTCGCTGACCTCTGAAGACCTTGTCGATGTGCCAGGTCCCGTTCCTTTGGTAGAGGCCGCTAATGGTTTTTCGCGCCATGGTTTTTCTCCTTGGCGCTCGCTGCGGGAGTGATCATGTCCCTTGGCACCTTCCTTTTCAATGATGGCCCGGTCGATGTAGGCATCTGCCCAGGCATCCAGCTCTTCGCGATCAAAGCCGATGCCTTGCACGCCAATGCGGAATTCCCGCACGTAAGGCCGGACGGTTTTGTTGAATTCTGTGCGGCACATGCCGAGGTAGGCTGGGGCCGCACTGGCTCGGAGGATTCGGGGTGGGCAGGTGATCAAGCGTGCGGCTATCTGTTCAGATGATGCGGGCATGAATATCGCCTCCTTATCGACCCTGATCCGTTCTGCAGATGCTGTCCGTTGCTCGCCGGGCGAACAACGTGGTGGAGGGGGCTGGGGAGGGTTTGGTACAACAACCGTTTTGGTTCGGTTTGACCTGATGGATCGTGGCGTATGGCCAGCCGTTGGCTGGTCGGCGATTCAGGCTTGAGGATTGATACGTGTCTTCCGAAGAGGTAGCCCAGCAACCTTGTTCCAGCCCTGGTGGCCCAGTCAGTCGTGAGGAGATGTACGCAGAGGTGTGGCGGCGTCCCATGACCAAGATCGCAGATCACCACCGTGTTTCTTCCAGCTTCTTGGCGCGCGTGTGTGCCCGCATGAATGTCCCGCGGCCGCCGCGTGGACACTGGGTAAAGCTGGAGAATGGAATACCAAGTCCTCAGCCACCGCTG is a window from the Pseudomonas sp. MTM4 genome containing:
- a CDS encoding tyrosine-type recombinase/integrase, whose amino-acid sequence is MARKTISGLYQRNGTWHIDKVFRGQRIQESTGSSDRKEAEQYLIHKLEKLREQKIYGVRTIRTWREAATRYLTEYRDQPSIGLTAIYLEQLDPYIGDQPLTHVDDETLAPYIRDRLKSTRTRDGKLKPGVSHRTVNIALERVIRILNLCARKWRDEQKRPWLDVVPMITKLEEKKTRRLPYPMSWEEQSILFAELPDHLRRMALYKVNSGSREQEVVKLRWDWEIPIPELNTSVFLIPADFGGRHESSGVKNGDERLVVLNNVAKSVIEGQRGLDPVWVFPYGQPVRNGKATPVHRMNDSAWKKARVRAAKKFQERFMRPAPPGFASIRVHDLKHTFGRRLRAAGVTEEDRKALLGHKNGSITSHYSAAELGKLIDEANRISATDSRGPALTILRRMAG